Proteins encoded by one window of Vigna radiata var. radiata cultivar VC1973A chromosome 5, Vradiata_ver6, whole genome shotgun sequence:
- the LOC106760042 gene encoding nuclear transcription factor Y subunit B-5-like produces MEDSFGGSSSKDKCSIKEQDQLLPIANVGRLMKQILPQNAKISKEAKETMQECVSEFISFVTSEASEKCRKERRKTVNGDDICWALATLGFDDYAAPMRRYLHRFRELEQDHNNSKLNHDER; encoded by the coding sequence atggaagatAGCTTTGGAGGCAGTTCCTCGAAGGACAAGTGCAGCATCAAGGAACAAGACCAGTTGCTGCCAATAGCCAATGTTGGTCGGCTCATGAAGCAGATTCTGCCGCAGAATGCAAAGATCTCGAAGGAAGCAAAAGAGACAATGCAAGAATGTGTGTCGGAGTTCATAAGCTTTGTGACAAGTGAAGCTTCCGAGAAGTGCAGAAAGGAGAGGAGAAAGACAGTGAATGGTGATGACATTTGCTGGGCATTGGCTACGCTAGGATTTGATGACTATGCTGCACCAATGAGAAGGTACTTGCACAGATTTAGAGAGCTTGAGCAAGACCATAATAATAGTAAGCTCAATCATGATGAAAGATAA
- the LOC106762288 gene encoding cullin-1, translating to MSMSERKTIDLDQGWDFMQKGIMKLKNILEGLPEPQFSSEDYMMLYTTIYNMCTQKPPHDYSQQLYDKYRESFEEYIVSTVLPSLREKHDEFMLRELVKRWANHKIMVRWLSRFFHYLDRYFIARRSLPPLHEVGLTCFRDLVYKELNGKVRDAVISLIDQEREGEQIDRALLKNVLDIFVEIGMGQMDHYEIDFEAAMLKDTSAYYSRKASNWILEDSCPDYMLKAEECLKREKDRVAHYLHSSSEPKLLEKVQHELLSVYANQLLEKEHSGCHALLRDDKVEDLSRMFRLFSKIPRGLDPVSSIFKQHVTAEGMALVKLAEDAVSTKKAEKKDIVGLQEQVFVRKVIELHDKYLAYVNDCFQNHTLFHKALKEAFEIFCNKGVAGSSSAELLATFCDNILKKGGSEKLSDEAIEETLEKVVKLLAYISDKDLFAEFYRKKLARRLLFDKSANDDHERSILTKLKQQCGGQFTSKMEGMVTDLTLAKENQTSFEEYLSNNPNADPGIDLTVTVLTTGFWPSYKSFDLNLPAEMVRCVEVFKEFYQTKTKHRKLTWIYSLGTCNINGKFDPKTVELIVTTYQASALLLFNSSDRLSYSEIMTQLNLSDDDVIRLLHSLSCAKYKILNKEPNTKTISSTDYFEFNSKFTDKMRRIKIPLPPVDEKKKVIEDVDKDRRYAIDASIVRIMKSRKVLNYQQLVMECVEQLGRMFKPDVKAIKKRIEDLISRDYLERDKDNANLFRYLA from the exons ATGTCCATGAGTGAGCGCAAGACCATTGACCTGGACCAAGGATGGGATTTTATGCAGAAGGGCATTATGAAGCTGAAGAACATTCTGGAAGGGCTGCCTGAGCCCCAGTTCAGCTCGGAGGACTATATGATGCTATACac GACCATATACAATATGTGCACCCAGAAGCCACCTCATGACTATTCCCAACAACTGTATGACAAGTATAGGGAGTCGTTTGAAGAGTACATCGTATCAACG GTATTACCTTCTTTGAGAGAAAAGCACGATGAATTCATGTTAAGAGAACTTGTAAAAAGGTGGGCAAACCATAAAATTATGGTTAGGTGGCTTTCTCGTTTCTTTCACTACTTGGATCGCTACTTTATTGCTCGGAGGTCACTTCCACCGCTTCATGAAGTGGGGTTGACATGCTTCCGTGATCTG gTTTACAAGGAACTAAACGGAAAAGTCAGAGATGCTGTGATTTCACTT ATTGATCAAGAACGTGAAGGAGAGCAGATTGACCGAGCTCTGTTGAAAAATGTATTAgatatatttgttgaaattgGTATGGGGCAAATGGATCATTATGAGATTGATTTTGAAGCTGCCATGCTCAAAGACACTTCTGCTTATTATTCTCGGAAGGCTTCAAACTGGATCCTTGAAGATTCTTGTCCTGATTATATGCTAAAG GCCGAGGAGTGCTTAAAACGTGAGAAAGATAGGGTTGCCCATTATTTGCATTCTAGCAGTGAACCAAAGTTATTAGAG aaaGTTCAACATGAACTGTTATCTGTATATGCGAACCAACTCCTTGAAAAGGAGCATTCTGGATGTCATGCCTTACTTCGAGATGACAAG GTTGAAGATTTGTCAAGGATGTTCAGGCTCTTTTCTAAGATTCCCCGAGGCTTAGATCCTGTTTCCAGTATATTTAAGCAG CATGTTACGGCTGAAGGCATGGCCTTAGTGAAGTTGGCTGAAGATGCAGTGAGTACCAAAAAg GCTGAGAAAAAGGATATTGTTGGCTTACAAGAGCAG GTTTTTGTTCGGAAGGTGATTGAGCTGCATGACAAGTACTTGGCATATGTGAATGATTGTTTCCAAAATCATACTCTTTTCCACAAG GCTCTTAAGGAGGCTTTTGAGATCTTTTGCAACAAGGGTGTTGCTGGAAGCTCAAGTGCGGAACTGCTTGCAACTTTTTGTGACAATATTCTCAAGAAAGGAGGAAGTGAAAAATTGAGTGATGAAGCAATTGAAGAAACTCTTGAAAAG GTTGTCAAGTTGCTTGCGTATATCAGTGACAAAGATTTGTTTGCTGAATTTTATAG GAAGAAACTAGCTCGAAGGCTTCTGTTTGACAAGAGTGCCAATGATGACCATGAGAGAAGCATTTTAACAAAGCTGAAGCAACAATGTGGTGGTCAATTTACCTCGAAGATGGAAGGAATG GTTACAGATTTGACACTTGCAAAGGAGAACCAAACAAGCTTTGAGGAGTATTTAAGCAATAATCCTAATGCCGACCCTGGAATAGACTTGACAGTTACAGTTCTGACTACTGGCTTCTGGCCTAGTTACAAATCTTTTGACCTCAATCTTCCAGCAGAAATG GTCAGATGCGTTGAAGTTTTCAAggaattttatcaaacaaaaaccAAGCACAGAAAACTTACATGGATTTATTCCTTGGGAACCTGCAACATAAATGGGAAGTTTGATCCAAAAACTGTAGAGCTGATTGTAACAACTTACCAG GCTTCGGCATTGCTTCTATTTAATTCCTCAGACAGACTGAGTTATTCAGAGATAATGACTCAGTTAAATTTATCTGATGATGATGTTATTAGACTGCTCCACTCCTTGTCATGTGCCAAATACAAGATTCTTAACAAGGaaccaaacacaaaaacaatatCTTCGACagattattttgaatttaattcaaaatttacagaCAAAATGAGGAGGATCAAG ATTCCTCTTCCTCCCgttgatgagaagaaaaaagtaattgaGGATGTTGACAAAGACAGAAGATATGCTATCGATGCCTCTATTGTGCGTATCATGAAGAGTCGGAAAGTTTTAAATTACCAACAGTTAGTTATGGAGTGTGTTGAGCAGTTAGGTCGCATGTTTAAG